In the Anastrepha obliqua isolate idAnaObli1 chromosome 1, idAnaObli1_1.0, whole genome shotgun sequence genome, one interval contains:
- the LOC129244024 gene encoding leucine-rich repeat serine/threonine-protein kinase 1 isoform X4, which yields MSESDSDADAHEQVRMIKHRELRQAVVGGDERTVRVLLEALGSERQVIVNMAPAGANTVLFVASQAGYASIVNRLIDAGADGRSHAVTKYSPLYAAVHHGHYSIAKLMLERFPELIQQSTVERWLPLHAACINGHINLLELLINFKYPEYLYATHRDDEGQWEWHLPFDPNAQDVTGQTSLYIASILGNKSLVNVLLKWRVKCHKTLNIGEGRSGGCSLGHAVGEEGLHGYSSGSSTPITPTRKRISFGIQAIMSKLNISGEGEVLAKEENDCEKCPINLNLLCGAARETALLAAVRGGFVDVAALLLQHGANPNIVAKPVEDHNDPKCNEEIYGLSNVPIAEACKQRSLAMLELLLRYGARDENGTALNVAVSSEDEAILSRLLAKRVHPDSDYKINKKGLPTPVEVNVFLPSATNISYSAMFPNVPTIIDWHNNTSVQLPFVRVNWLVNGVLQLNPKLQGHPMVNEVALTAITRIDFSHNNLKTLPIEIFKLVSLRYLNIAQNKIASLPLPTKIPNSSKYAYRCPMLEELFMQDNRLITIPTEIFHLPSLTILDISNNKLQEMPFDMWKSPKLRELNIAFNLLKDLPVPPMQASTSQLSLEKLELEPFSNVDCMEGYSSKSRNLSFHKLVHRNIWSSSLDITDNDLKWNKPKKDEGVSKLNSLNIANNLFNSIPAALPCLAVNLTRLNMSYNSLRSMGHVTSYPATLKQLDLSHNEISCWPSLPRITADFDPHLLCYSLVEYSTSDTTEETPAFTKPVVSGKATSFRSTVLKSVCRHRRHLRLESLRTLILADNLLTRIQLSTDDATTLFNEPDDADWSVVGVTKSKLIFPNLSMLDISNNCLKEVPTSLHELSGLSVLNISGNVNITDLPPHLGLLSRLWNLNTRGCLLQEPLKTMIESKKYKTMDIIGYLKSIYENSVTYARMKLMVVGVQGIGKTTLLDLLRQGGGSQKSRASENHWAKRMGHSRNTAKPNRGGNISTVGVDIGTWVCEKRKKSPGSHGPVIFRTWDFGGQKEYYATHQYFLSKRSLYLVLWKITDGHKGLAEILQWLGNIQARAPNSPVIIVGTHFDAIGETFSAQEAEELQQIIREKFIAIPDAEKIGLPRVIDSIEVSCRTLHNIRLLANIIYDTAFMLRSPGSKEPLLLQKIPASYIALEDIVNVISCNLRSASVDPVLDAEEYRKLVAEEMRLHNYKSFRDTAELNQATMFLHDNGVILHYDDATLRDYYFLDPQWLCDMLAHVVTVREINPFARTGIMKLDDLGLLFRNIHSQNNSNRSYILSLLNKFEVALTWDSRTLLIPSLLPLREGTTPNAGTTVKVFQRSRARNFNLSCSSDNNLNNFTFKPLMDASQDTFGLDVGLRRILLMTYFPSGFWSRILTRLLADEQITEALKSTYCAANDKSLEFDLRNYLEQSTQWNLWQTGVSLYFGKILLFKIWEVPFQATNTTQSFRNPANRFKLKLDGLWSDVNLSSSSILEIYFPLINIAVFQEMSAGDREFVAQLEPNMSVISKLLALAVDHIDLLLEDWYPALGTRFVHTSEGRFLITRLVLCPKCLQKLILGCSGGTKDAADSGGSPLDGGACTVGATKSKSASRRVGKYGEIADEGAPNLFSSYMNAVLRRERRSEDSLCLSDADSGVGPDSTCSSRNTSVDGHPLYNQHDITNICYCWMVEECILSVYNQTKIVCPVHLEMQMAMLAPDVVFADIPDRFSINSESIIKGSLLGRGAFGFVFKATCKITTARSFKAVAMKMLQPVPPGPRAKDSALMAYKVALGKWDRDPLQHACKAYCTARQELAVLLTLKHPNIVPLVGICIKPLALVLELAPVGGLDSILRQYRRSGAHIGPHTFQTLVLQAARAIEYLHRRRIIYRDLKSENVLVWDFPQPHSEDTPRNCVHIKIADYGISRHTAPSGSKGFGGTEGFMAPEIIRYNGEEEYTEKVDCFSFGMFIYENISLRQPFEGHESIKECILEGSRPPLTQRETQFPTYCLDLMVLCWDELPKKRPSASQIVSILTAPECIHLLDAISLPHSEKVVCGVFNTLATTEDETAGFELWFPAYNSRIDILDVLPSGNFLQGSSIICTNRLQMDHSSRSELINSSSSSRSCSATRQNKINMLCCCIIDDSIWIGDAAGNLHSYSTTNYEYIFSYMLDPTIKSPVISLVYLRNIERVAVGLHNGRVFLVDSTKIPTNCAFAEGSFVLTEICSGLILHSACSVVIDDKYELWCGEMAGKINVFPLSKTGVCGHQALCHSEEPNAIEDVKVARMCATDDFVFSCLYPGFMVYQWSVCKKQIENKLDCSKLLPCSESLKSIAIDEHLSLIKCQISALASHGNELYIGTTWGCLIITEINTLRPITVFRPYENEIKSIVAVPHPNFPLIATIGRRYRSLISRYMDTVDGANAQGRDARSSFRDMDNHIHVLLWRAKNWA from the exons GGCCTCACAAGCGGGGTATGCGAGCATAGTGAATCGGCTGATAGATGCTGGTGCCGATGGACGCTCACATGCTGTCACTAAATATTCGCCACTTTATGCCGCCGTGCATCATGGTCACTATAGTATAGCAAAGTTGATGTTGGAGCGGTTTCCTGAATTAATACAG CAATCTACTGTGGAGCGTTGGCTGCCGCTTCATGCCGCCTGCATTAACGGTCATATTAATTTGCTCGAATTGCTCATCAACTTCAAATATCCGGAGTATTTGTATGCCACACATCGGGATGATGAGGGTCAATGGGAGTGGCACTTGCCATTCGATCCGAATGCCCAAGATGTTACCGGCCAGACAAGTCTTTATATTGCAAGTATACTGGGAAATAAATCATTGGTAAATGTGTTGTTGAAGTGGCGTGTAAAATGTCACAAAACCTTGAATATTGGCGAAGGACGAAGTGGTGGCTGCTCTTTAGGACATGCTGTTGGCGAGGAAGGCCTACACGGTTATAGCAGTGGTAGCAGCACGCCGATCACACCCACACGCAAACGTATTTCATTTGGTATTCAAGCAATTATGTCTAAATTAAATATATCCGGCGAGGGAGAGGTACTGGCAAAA GAGGAAAATGACTGCGAAAAGTGTCCcattaatttgaatttgctCTGTGGCGCAGCTCGTGAAACTGCTTTATTGGCGGCAGTGCGTGGCGGTTTTGTTGATGTAGCCGCATTGCTTTTACAACATGGTGCCAACCCGAATATCGTGGCTAAACCAGTAGAGGATCATAATGATCCAAAGTGCAATGAGGAAATCTATGGGCTGAGTAACGTGCCTATTGCAGAGGCATGCAAGCAGCGTTCACTAGCGATGCTTGAATTGCTCTTGAG atATGGCGCTCGCGACGAAAATGGTACTGCGTTGAATGTTGCCGTTAGCTCCGAGGACGAGGCGATATTGAGTCGTTTGCTGGCGAAGCGTGTTCATCCTGATTCAGAttataaaatcaacaaaaaaggtCTGCCAACTCCTGTTGAGGTAAATGTATTCCTACCTTCGGCGACAAACATCTCATATAGTGCAATGTTTCCCAATGTGCCAACCATAATCGATTGGCATAACAATACAAGTGTTCAGCTGCCATTTGTTCG TGTTAATTGGTTGGTTAATGGGGTCCTACAACTAAATCCCAAACTTCAAGGGCATCCTATGGTGAATGAAGTGGCTTTGACTGCTATAACACGTATTGATTTCTCCCATAATAATCTAAAAACACTTCCGATAGAAATATTCAAATTGGTTAGCTTAAG ATATCTAAATATTGCACAGAACAAAATAGCCAGCTTACCTTTACCTACGAAAATACCTAATAGCAGCAAATATGCATATAGGTGTCCTATGCTCGAGGAACTATTCATGCAGGATAACCGTTTAATTACGATACCTACCGAAATATTCCACTTGCCGTCGCTTACTATTCTAGATATCTCGAATAACAAGCTGCAAGAAATGCCATTTGATATGTGGAAATCACCAAAGCTTCGTGAATTGAATATAGCTTTTAATTTGCTGAAGGATTTACCAGTTCCGCCCATGCAG GCCTCAACATCCCAACTTAGTttagaaaaattagaattagaGCCATTTTCCAATGTTGACTGCATGGAAGGCTACAGTTCTAAGTCGCGTAATTTGAGTTTTCATAAACTTGTACATCGTAATATATGGAGTAGTTCATTAGACATAACTGATAATGATTTGAAGTGGAATAAACCGAAGAAGGATGAGGGTGTCTCAAAGTTAAATAGCTTAAATATCGCCAATAATCTCTTTAATAGCATTCCGGCAGCGTTACCTTGTCTGGCGGTCAATTTGACTCGACTTAATATGTCGTACAATAGTTTAAG ATCGATGGGTCATGTTACGAGCTATCCCGCAACACTGAAACAACTTGATCTTAGTCACAATGAAATTTCTTGTTGGCCAAGTTTACCGCGCATCACCGCTGACTTCGATCCACATTTACTCTGTTATAGTTTAGTAGAGTATTCTACCAGCGATACGACTGAGGAAACACCTGCTTTTACTAAGCCGGTGGTGAGTGGAAAGGCAACCTCATTTCGTAGCACTGTGCTCAAGAGTGTCTGTCGGCATCGTCGCCACTTAAGACTCGAGTCATTGCGCACTCTTATACTAGCTGATAATCTCTTGACCCGCATACAGCTCTCCACTGATGACGCAACGACTCTTTTCAACGAACCCGATGATGCAGACTGGAGTGTTGTGGGTGTGACAAAGTCAAAGTTAATATTTCCGAATTTATCCATGCTGGATATAAGTAATAATTGCTTAAAG GAAGTTCCTACTTCATTACATGAGCTAAGTGGTCTCAGCGTACTAAACATAAGTGGCAATGTGAATATTACCGATCTCCCACCTCATCTCGGTCTTCTCTCACGCTTGTGGAATTTAAACACACGCGGCTGTCTGCTACAGGAGCCACTTAAAACGATGATTGAAAGTAAGAAGTACAAAACAATGGATATCATTGGCTATTTGAAGtcaatttatgaaaattccGTGACCTACGCGCGCATGAAATTGATGGTGGTAGGCGTCCAAGGTATAGGCAAAACGACTCTCTTAGATTTGCTACGACAGGGTGGAGGCTCACAGAAATCACGTGCCTCAGAAAATCATTGGGCTAAACGCATGGGTCATTCACGTAATACTGCAAAGCCGAATCGTGGTGGAAATATTTCGACTGTTGGCGTCGATATCGGCACTTGGGTATGCGAGAAACGTAAGAAATCACCGGGATCACATGGACCTGTAATATTTCGAACATGGGATTTTGGTGGCCAAAAAGA GTATTATGCAACACATCAGTATTTTCTGTCGAAACGCAGTTTGTATTTGGTGCTTTGGAAGATAACCGATGGACACAAAGGACTTGCTGAAATACTTCAATGGCTGGGAAACATCCAG gcTCGCGCTCCCAATTCTCCTGTCATTATTGTTGGTACACACTTTGATGCCATTGGTGAAACTTTTTCCGCACAGGAGGCAGAAGAATTACAACAAATTATACGCGAAAAATTTATTGCTATACCAGATGCAGAAAAAATTGGGCTGCCACGAGTAATCGATTCAATTGAAGTAAGCTGCCG CACTCTGCACAACATTCGTTTGTTGGCCAATATTATTTACGACACTGCCTTTATGTTGCGATCGCCTGGGTCCAAAGAACCACTTCTACTACAAAAGATACCCGCCAGTTATATAGCTCTGGAAGATATTGTCAACGTAATTTCTTGCAATTTACGCAGCGCTAGTGTTGATCCTGTCCTTGATGCGGAAGAATATCGGAAGCTTGTTGCCGAAGAAATGCGTTTACATAACTACAAGAGCTTTCGGGACACGGCAGAACTCAATCAAGCGACAATGTTTCTGCATGATAACGGTGTAATTCTGCATTACGACGACGCAACACTGCGTGATTACTACTTTTTGGATCCACAATGGTTGTGCGATATGCTCGCGCATGTGGTGACGGTACGTGAGATCAATCCATTTGCCCGTACTGGCATTATGAAATTGGATGATCTCGGATTGTTGTTTCGTAACATTCATTCGCAGAATAATAGTAATCGAAG CTATATATTGAGTCTGTTGAATAAATTTGAAGTGGCATTAACTTGGGATTCACGGACATTGCTAATACCATCTCTGTTACCTCTTCGGGAAGGTACTACGCCTAATGCGGGTACCACTGTTAAG GTTTTTCAACGCTCACGCGCACGTAATTTCAACTTAAGTTGTTCGAGTGATAACAACTTGAATAATTTTACGTTTAAGCCGCTGATGGATGCTTCACAAGATACATTCGGCCTCGATGTAGGACTACGACGTATTCTCTTAATGACTTATTTTCCGTCTGGATTTTGGTCTCGCATATTAACAAGATTATTGGCCGATGAACAGATCACCGAAGCTCTCAAATCAACTTATTGTGCCGCTAATGAT aaatcTTTGGAGTTCGACTTGCGCAATTACTTAGAGCAGAGCACTCAATGGAACTTATGGCAAACTGGCGTCTCTTTGTACTTTGGCAAAATCTTACTTTTCAAAATATGGGAAGTTCCCTTTCAGGCCACTAATACAACGCAATCATTTCGAAATCCGGCAAATCGTTTTAAACTCAAGCTTGATGGTTTGTGGAGCGATGTAAATTTGTCATCCTCCAGTATattggaaatatattttccacTCATCAATATCGCCGTATTCCAGGAAATGTCTGCTGGTGATCGTGAATTTGTTGCACAGCTTGAACCTAATATGTCAGTAATTTCGAAATTGCTAGCGCTTGCAGTGGATCATATTGATTTGTTGCTTGAAGATTGGTATCCAGCATTAGGTACACGATTTGTCCACACGTCAGAGGGGCGATTCTTAATCACCCGTTTGGTTTTATGTCCGAAATGTTTGCAAAAACTGATATTAGGTTGTTCTGGAGGAACAAAGGATGCCGCTGATAGTGGTGGTAGTCCTTTAGATGGTGGTGCTTGTACTGTTGGTGCCACTAAAAGTAAGAGTGCCAGCCGACGTGTTGGAAAATATggtgaaattgccgatgaaggTGCCCCGAATTTGTTTTCGTCATATATGAATGCGGTATTACGGCGAGAGAGAAGATCGGAG GATTCTCTATGCCTTTCGGATGCCGATTCAGGGGTAGGACCTGATTCGACTTGTTCTTCTCGGAATACGTCCGTTGATGGCCATCCTCTCTACAATCAACACGATATAACAAACATTTGTTATTGTTGGATGGTTGAGGAGTGCATACTTTCCGTGTATAACCAGACAAAAATAGTTTGCCCCGTACACTTGGAAATGCAAATGGCTATGTTGGCGCCTGATGTGGTATTTGCAGATATACCCGATCGATTCAGCATCAATTCGGAAAGCATCATTAAAGGTTCACTGTTGGGCCGAGGAGCTTTTGGCTTTGTATTCAAAGCAACTTGTAAAATAACAACAGCGCGCAGCTTTAAAGCGGTGGCTATGAAAATGCTGCAGCCTGTACCACCAGGACCCAGAGCCAAGGAT AGTGCATTGATGGCTTACAAAGTTGCTTTAGGCAAATGGGATCGCGATCCATTACAGCATGCCTGCAAAGCCTATTGCACTGCGCGACAAGAGTTAGCCGTGTTGCTTACTTTAAAACATCCAAATATCGTACCACTGGTGGGAATATGCATTAAACCGCTAGCTTTAGTGTTAGAGCTTGCTCCAGTTGGTGGCCTTGATTCTATATTACGTCAGTATCGGCGAAGCGGTGCACATATTGGTCCCCATACCTTTCAGACATTGGTATTACAAGCGGCACGTGCCATCGAGTATCTGCATAGGCGGCGTATCATTTATCGCGATTTAAAGTCAGAAAATGTGCTCGTTTGGGATTTTCCACAGCCGCATAG TGAGGACACCCCACGAAATTGCGTACACATAAAGATTGCTGACTATGGCATTAGCCGTCATACAGCGCCAAGTGGTTCTAAGGGTTTTGGGGGTACTGAAGGCTTCATGGCTCCGGAAATAATACGCTACAATGGCGAAGAGGAGTATActgaaaaa GTTGATTGCTTTTCATTTGGTATGTTCATCTATGAAAACATTAGCCTACGGCAACCATTCGAAGGGCACGAGTCCATCAAAGAGTGCATACTCGAAGGTAGTCGCCCGCCTCTTACACAGCGTGAAACTCAATTTCCTACTTATTGTCTTGATCTTATGGTTCTATGCTGGGATGAGTTGCCGAAGAAACGGCCATCAGCCAGTCAAATTGTTTCAATACTCACTGCACCAGAGTGCATACATTTGTTAGATGCAATTTCTTTGCCCCACAGTGAAAAAGTGGTATGCGGCGTATTCAACACGCTAGCAACAACGGAGG ATGAAACAGCTGGTTTTGAACTCTGGTTTCCCGCCTACAATTCACGTATCGATATATTGGATGTTCTACCTTCGGGCAATTTTCTACAAGGCAGCAGCATAATTTGCACGAATCGTTTGCAAATGGACCATTCCTCACGTTCGGAGCTAATTAATAGCTCAAGCAGTTCACGATCGTGTTCCGCAAcgcgtcaaaataaaataaatatgcttTGTTGTTGCATAATTGATGATAGTATCTGGATTGGTGATGCGGCTGGGAATTTGCACTCCTATAG CACTACAAACTATGAATACATCTTTTCGTACATGCTAGATCCAACTATAAAATCGCCAGTAATAAGTCTAGTCTATTTGCGTAACATTGAGCGCGTCGCTGTCGGTTTGCACAATGGACGTGTATTTTTAGTGGACTCCACAAAGATACCAACAAATTGTGCATTTGCTGAGGGTTCGTTTGTGTTAACGGAAATTTGTTCCGGTCTTATACTACATAGCGCCTGTTCTGTCGTCATTGACGA TAAATATGAACTTTGGTGTGGTGAAATGGCTGGAAAAATCAACGTTTTTCCTTTGAGCAAAACGGGTGTTTGTGGTCACCAAGCACTATGTCACAGTGAAGAACCTAATGCTATTGAGGATGTAAAGGTGGCTCGTATGTGCGCGACAGatgattttgtattttcttgCCTTTATCCTGGTTTTATGGTATATCAGTGGAGTGTATGCAAGAAACAAATCGAAAACAAATTGGATTGTTCCAAACTCTTGCCTTGCTCGGAATCGTTGAAGAGCATAGCTATAGATGAGCACCTGAGCTTGATTAAGTGTCAAATTTCTGCGTTGGCTTCACATGGCAATGAGTTGTATATAGGTACGACTTGGGGATGTTTGATTATTACCGAAATAAATACGCTGCGGCCGATAACTGTTTTTCGCCCATATGAAAATGAG ataaaaaGTATTGTTGCAGTGCCCCATCCGAATTTCCCATTAATTGCTACAATTGGTCGGCGCTATCGTTCTCTGATATCGCGATATATGGACACAGTGGATGGCGCGAATGCGCAAGGACGAGATGCGCGTTCGTCATTTCGTGATATGGATAATCATATTCATGTTTTGCTGTGGAGAGCTAAAAATTGGGCAtag